The following proteins come from a genomic window of Yinghuangia sp. ASG 101:
- a CDS encoding TetR/AcrR family transcriptional regulator, with product MSPTPPTRARIGRPSQAEAARLDEQLRQAAFEMFLERGFDGTTMEAVAQAAGVTKRTLYARYGDKRTLFAAVVPWAMSRHGDEQVPDVAGDDLVAALTEIGRSALVRATDPDMVRISRMAMAESERFPEFARSAETLTWSPRMRAVMDLLRRHADEGAIEVDDVETAAEQFLALVSAFPARLAAFGVTRAQEVEERRLDEAVRLFLNGVLPRR from the coding sequence GTGAGCCCGACCCCACCCACGCGCGCGCGTATCGGCAGACCGTCGCAAGCCGAAGCGGCCCGACTCGACGAGCAGTTGCGGCAGGCGGCGTTCGAGATGTTCCTCGAACGCGGATTCGACGGCACCACGATGGAGGCCGTCGCGCAGGCCGCGGGTGTCACCAAGCGCACGCTCTACGCCCGCTACGGAGACAAGCGGACGCTGTTCGCGGCCGTCGTGCCGTGGGCGATGTCCCGGCACGGCGACGAGCAGGTCCCCGACGTCGCGGGTGATGACCTGGTCGCCGCGCTGACCGAGATCGGACGCTCCGCCCTTGTGCGCGCCACGGATCCCGACATGGTGCGGATCAGCCGGATGGCCATGGCCGAGTCGGAGCGGTTCCCCGAATTCGCGCGCAGCGCCGAGACGTTGACCTGGTCGCCCCGCATGCGCGCGGTCATGGACCTCCTGCGGCGGCACGCGGACGAGGGCGCCATCGAGGTCGACGACGTCGAGACCGCTGCCGAGCAATTCCTCGCCCTGGTCTCCGCGTTCCCCGCACGCCTCGCGGCGTTCGGCGTCACCCGCGCCCAGGAGGTCGAGGAACGCCGCCTCGACGAGGCCGTGCGGCTCTTCCTGAACGGCGTGCTGCCGCGCCGCTGA